The following coding sequences lie in one Desertibacillus haloalkaliphilus genomic window:
- a CDS encoding MotA/TolQ/ExbB proton channel family protein, with protein sequence MVEAILQLFISQEQAQSILSNPLIEFIFMVLFVTFIVAVIIHFTLYRKLRRVRNFINDTHSLDIDPVNRFQAEYEQKSQQESVKVETFVQNKFSSWRMFNLPIVSIIKMVQMTVSVFILVGVLGTFIGLAMSLGSINATGDQLVENVALVLAGIDVAFYTSITGMGLSLLMTVITKVANTEYMLTDIMLKTESHLEENEQDGMARLITVSETINASIVELRETNQESLQNIVQSFDGFKEYTAGLQQSAKDLAKFNDGLTENLKDFTVIFNRMKEVTNGFDQGVKKLNKNFEQLFAYFYNMDQRNERMASAFTETYRKIDELTTSQKETMNQFQTAVVDWKNYFASISEKQESIHGSFVRATAQSENLVSMMKTNNEQFARIFGGDLSSKLSGISTHLRGLKNDFDKLGNSIVRLPEALETIHTAQEEYKSLLSGRLEELQQFNQEFHDHLRAHARESQSFEKHLNAASRSYEQVGVKNHQMLTEINRTIADMKDSFNHRENQIESSVSVLKDTLSRYVSSLEGTLGDRLDKVSRNIGGYVVDINDAMKKEFKQIGEITEDQQQRSARFMQQTISELSQEIHTLNRQLQSLSQGAMSQPTRVRVGSND encoded by the coding sequence ATGGTTGAAGCGATTTTACAGTTATTTATCAGTCAGGAGCAAGCTCAATCGATTTTATCCAATCCATTGATCGAATTTATTTTTATGGTGTTGTTTGTAACTTTTATCGTAGCTGTCATCATTCACTTTACCTTGTATAGGAAATTGAGACGAGTACGGAATTTTATTAATGACACTCATTCTCTGGATATTGACCCAGTTAACCGGTTTCAAGCAGAGTATGAGCAAAAAAGTCAGCAAGAATCGGTAAAAGTTGAAACCTTTGTCCAAAATAAATTTTCAAGTTGGCGAATGTTTAATCTACCGATTGTGAGTATTATTAAAATGGTGCAGATGACCGTTTCTGTTTTTATTTTAGTCGGGGTGTTAGGGACATTCATTGGACTGGCAATGTCGCTCGGAAGTATTAATGCTACAGGCGATCAACTCGTAGAAAATGTCGCACTCGTTCTCGCGGGAATTGATGTTGCGTTCTATACGAGTATCACGGGTATGGGGTTATCATTACTGATGACGGTGATCACGAAAGTAGCGAATACCGAATATATGTTAACCGACATCATGCTCAAAACCGAATCTCATTTAGAGGAAAACGAACAAGATGGAATGGCACGCTTGATTACTGTGTCCGAAACGATTAACGCATCGATCGTTGAGCTTCGTGAAACGAATCAGGAATCGTTACAAAACATTGTCCAATCGTTTGACGGTTTTAAGGAATATACGGCTGGTTTGCAGCAATCGGCAAAGGACTTAGCGAAGTTTAATGACGGTTTAACTGAAAACTTAAAAGATTTCACGGTCATTTTTAACCGGATGAAAGAAGTGACGAACGGTTTTGATCAAGGAGTTAAGAAGCTAAATAAAAACTTTGAGCAGTTATTTGCTTATTTTTATAACATGGATCAGCGAAATGAACGAATGGCAAGTGCTTTTACGGAAACGTATAGGAAGATAGACGAATTAACAACGTCACAGAAAGAAACGATGAACCAATTCCAGACAGCTGTTGTTGATTGGAAAAACTATTTTGCCTCCATTAGTGAGAAGCAGGAATCGATTCATGGCTCATTTGTGCGAGCGACTGCACAAAGTGAGAATCTTGTATCGATGATGAAAACGAATAACGAACAGTTTGCGCGAATTTTTGGAGGCGATTTAAGCTCGAAGCTGAGCGGGATTTCAACGCATTTAAGAGGGCTGAAGAACGACTTCGATAAACTCGGAAATTCGATTGTTCGCCTGCCTGAGGCACTAGAAACGATTCATACCGCTCAAGAAGAATATAAAAGTCTCTTGTCAGGTCGACTTGAAGAGCTTCAGCAATTTAATCAAGAGTTCCATGATCATTTACGGGCTCACGCCAGAGAATCGCAATCGTTTGAAAAGCATTTAAATGCTGCCTCTCGTTCCTATGAGCAAGTGGGCGTTAAGAATCATCAAATGCTTACTGAAATCAACCGTACGATTGCAGATATGAAAGATTCATTTAACCACCGCGAAAATCAGATTGAATCAAGCGTGTCCGTGCTAAAAGACACCCTCTCAAGGTATGTTAGCAGTTTAGAGGGAACCCTGGGTGACCGCCTCGATAAGGTGAGTCGCAACATCGGTGGTTATGTTGTCGATATTAACGACGCGATGAAAAAAGAATTTAAGCAAATCGGAGAAATTACAGAAGATCAACAGCAAAGAAGCGCTCGTTTTATGCAACAGACGATCAGTGAATTAAGTCAAGAAATTCACACGTTAAATCGTCAACTCCAGTCGCTCTCTCAAGGGGCGATGAGTCAACCAACGAGAGTAAGGGTTGGAAGCAATGATTAA
- a CDS encoding OmpA family protein: protein MIKKYKKLFHGEQEEGHFWPSFTDLLTALLLCFILIFIIMMVIKSFQIEEMNRTIDQIMGVRVDLINDLNDEFSDSTLNVEIDEETGALIFDTDILFAFDETVLKPEAFTFLDEFVPAYLDVLLESGYEEYISEIIIEGHADRIGDYLYNLELSQERAFSVAEYVLSDDFPYQNIQAHLKDKLTVNGRSYTDGRTDVEGNYSNQESRRVEFKFRLKDEEILEKTHELLNGA, encoded by the coding sequence ATGATTAAGAAGTATAAAAAACTATTCCATGGTGAACAAGAGGAAGGACACTTTTGGCCATCATTTACGGATTTATTAACAGCGCTTCTTTTATGTTTTATTTTAATTTTTATTATCATGATGGTGATCAAATCGTTTCAGATTGAAGAGATGAATCGGACGATTGATCAAATCATGGGGGTTAGAGTCGATTTAATTAATGACTTGAATGATGAATTTAGTGATTCAACGTTAAATGTTGAAATTGATGAGGAGACTGGTGCTCTGATCTTTGATACGGACATTTTGTTTGCGTTTGATGAAACGGTGTTAAAGCCTGAGGCGTTTACGTTTTTAGATGAATTTGTACCCGCTTATTTAGATGTCCTCTTAGAAAGCGGCTATGAAGAGTATATTTCAGAAATTATTATCGAAGGTCATGCGGACAGAATTGGTGACTATCTATACAATCTCGAGCTGTCGCAAGAGCGAGCATTTAGTGTCGCAGAATATGTGCTCAGCGATGATTTTCCTTATCAGAACATCCAAGCACATTTGAAAGATAAGCTAACCGTCAACGGTCGATCCTATACAGATGGTCGTACGGATGTAGAGGGTAACTATAGCAACCAAGAATCTCGACGAGTCGAATTTAAATTCCGTTTAAAGGACGAAGAGATATTAGAAAAAACCCATGAGCTGTTAAATGGAGCATAA
- the msrA gene encoding peptide-methionine (S)-S-oxide reductase MsrA, which produces MEKAVFAAGCFWGVEAFFEEVRGVEETRVGYTGGDVEHPSYEEVKSGQTGHAEAIEIWYNPWKISYAELVDKFFECHNPTTRNRQGIDVGTQYRSAIFFQNLQQLEVAVKKKAELNRTSPKLIVTEVAPAKPFYQAEEYHQKYFQKNGTLACGI; this is translated from the coding sequence ATGGAAAAAGCAGTATTTGCAGCAGGTTGTTTTTGGGGTGTTGAAGCATTTTTTGAAGAGGTTCGTGGCGTAGAAGAAACAAGAGTCGGTTATACAGGTGGCGATGTAGAGCACCCTTCTTATGAAGAAGTGAAATCAGGTCAAACCGGTCATGCAGAAGCGATTGAGATTTGGTATAATCCGTGGAAAATTTCATATGCAGAACTAGTGGATAAATTTTTTGAATGTCATAATCCAACAACACGTAATCGTCAAGGAATTGATGTCGGCACACAATACCGTTCGGCGATCTTCTTTCAAAACCTTCAGCAACTAGAAGTAGCGGTGAAGAAGAAAGCTGAATTAAACCGTACGAGTCCAAAGCTGATTGTCACAGAAGTTGCACCAGCCAAACCATTCTATCAAGCTGAGGAATATCATCAGAAGTATTTCCAGAAAAACGGGACGTTGGCTTGCGGGATTTAA
- a CDS encoding YheC/YheD family protein, whose product MAESKLSINSLDTEYERYVGKWRKYTLMKQKKKVRQHLPKTKLFSKKSLWKMLDKYGEVIVKPSYGKYGRKVAKISCMNDGKIKLHMEQKKKVFCNREEAYTYLSNSYLNGKCHIIQQYIPLATINECPFDLRVMVQRKKESDDWMVTGVAAKVAASGFAVTNVAKQVLNLETAIEQSNIVVDDKCKLIEEMNKASVKNVQSIQDYYPEYRGIGLDVGVDPKGDIWIIEANLEPTIDMFMELNDRSALRKIRAYNRG is encoded by the coding sequence ATGGCCGAATCAAAGCTTTCTATCAATTCATTGGATACAGAATATGAACGATACGTAGGCAAATGGAGAAAGTATACATTGATGAAACAGAAGAAAAAAGTACGTCAACACCTACCAAAGACAAAACTGTTTTCAAAAAAATCTCTATGGAAGATGCTTGATAAATATGGAGAAGTTATCGTGAAACCAAGCTACGGAAAATATGGGAGGAAAGTTGCGAAGATCTCTTGCATGAACGATGGAAAAATCAAGCTTCATATGGAACAAAAGAAAAAAGTGTTTTGTAATAGAGAAGAAGCCTATACCTATCTTTCAAACTCGTATTTAAATGGCAAGTGTCACATCATCCAACAATATATACCACTTGCGACAATTAACGAATGTCCATTCGATCTAAGGGTTATGGTGCAGCGGAAAAAAGAATCTGATGATTGGATGGTAACTGGCGTAGCAGCTAAAGTAGCAGCAAGCGGATTTGCGGTTACGAATGTAGCTAAACAAGTATTAAATCTTGAAACAGCTATCGAACAATCAAATATAGTAGTAGACGATAAGTGTAAACTGATCGAAGAAATGAACAAGGCTTCTGTAAAAAACGTTCAGAGCATACAAGATTACTACCCTGAATACCGAGGTATCGGGTTAGATGTAGGCGTTGACCCAAAAGGGGATATATGGATCATAGAAGCAAATTTAGAGCCTACCATCGATATGTTTATGGAGTTAAATGATCGCTCCGCACTTCGAAAGATTCGCGCCTATAATCGAGGGTAA
- a CDS encoding PH domain-containing protein has translation MSFFKSRDNQEKHIDQIQEYLIPGEQLEQTYGLVIDFVALTDKRILFVDKSFVSKATAVVTIPYSKIEEIAIQKSGTLSFTNKVEITTKGGSHELSFVKGADVFGFYKKLTSKICD, from the coding sequence ATGTCATTTTTCAAATCACGTGACAATCAAGAAAAGCATATCGATCAAATACAGGAATACTTAATCCCTGGAGAGCAGTTGGAACAAACGTACGGATTAGTCATTGATTTCGTTGCCTTAACGGATAAGCGGATTTTGTTTGTTGATAAGAGCTTTGTATCTAAGGCGACCGCTGTTGTCACAATCCCGTATAGCAAAATCGAAGAAATTGCTATCCAAAAAAGTGGCACGCTTTCTTTTACGAATAAAGTCGAGATCACAACGAAGGGCGGATCGCACGAACTCTCATTCGTTAAGGGTGCCGATGTTTTCGGTTTTTACAAAAAACTCACCTCAAAGATTTGTGATTAA
- the codB gene encoding cytosine permease yields the protein MKQTVDRDYALQPVPQTARQGFWKMFAVMLGLTFFSASMWSGGSLGAGLTFTQFILIVILGNLILGLYTGTLGYIAAKTGLSTHLLARYAFGEKGSYVASFMLGATQVGWFGVGVAMFAFPVQRVTGIDTYVLIAIAGVLMTATAYLGMKALTVLSIIAVPSIAILGSLSTYEAANTVGGLGGLLEYQPAESMALAVALTICIGSFISAGTLTPDFARFAKTKKTGFFTTVIAFFIGNSLMFLFGAVGAIATGESDISEVMFLQGLIIPAIIILGLNIWTTNDNALYASGLGFSHITKISKSKVVIFNGIVGTVLAMWLYNNFVDWLTFLGSTLPPIGAIILADYFIIRRGKELKESAIEVVNWMALAAWGIGVLTATFVPGIAPLNALVGSAVAYIVLTYIKKRNKHEEIMTEERKVS from the coding sequence ATGAAACAAACAGTTGATCGTGATTACGCATTACAACCAGTACCACAAACGGCGAGACAAGGGTTTTGGAAGATGTTCGCCGTTATGCTAGGACTAACATTTTTCTCAGCAAGTATGTGGTCGGGAGGGAGTCTCGGTGCAGGGCTAACCTTTACGCAGTTTATCCTTATTGTTATCCTCGGGAACTTGATACTCGGACTCTATACAGGGACATTAGGTTATATCGCTGCGAAAACTGGTTTATCGACACACCTTTTAGCACGCTACGCTTTCGGTGAAAAAGGTTCGTATGTCGCATCGTTTATGTTAGGCGCAACACAGGTCGGTTGGTTTGGTGTCGGGGTGGCGATGTTTGCTTTTCCTGTACAACGAGTAACTGGCATTGATACGTATGTTTTGATTGCGATTGCTGGTGTGTTAATGACAGCAACGGCTTATCTGGGAATGAAAGCATTAACGGTGTTAAGTATCATCGCTGTCCCATCGATTGCGATCCTCGGTAGTCTCTCGACGTATGAAGCTGCAAATACAGTTGGTGGATTAGGCGGCTTACTTGAGTACCAACCCGCTGAAAGCATGGCATTAGCTGTGGCATTAACGATTTGTATCGGTTCATTTATTAGTGCGGGGACATTAACACCTGACTTTGCTCGGTTTGCGAAAACGAAGAAAACCGGATTCTTCACAACGGTCATCGCATTTTTTATCGGAAATTCATTAATGTTTCTTTTCGGAGCAGTTGGTGCGATTGCCACGGGTGAATCTGATATCTCTGAAGTGATGTTTTTACAAGGCTTAATCATCCCAGCGATTATCATCCTCGGTCTGAATATTTGGACGACGAATGATAATGCACTCTATGCATCAGGTCTAGGTTTTTCACACATTACAAAAATCTCAAAAAGCAAAGTTGTCATTTTTAACGGTATTGTCGGAACGGTATTAGCGATGTGGTTGTACAATAACTTTGTCGATTGGTTAACGTTCCTAGGTTCAACATTACCACCGATTGGCGCGATTATTTTGGCAGATTACTTTATCATCCGTCGTGGAAAAGAATTAAAAGAAAGTGCCATTGAAGTTGTGAACTGGATGGCATTAGCAGCATGGGGGATCGGAGTCCTGACTGCAACCTTTGTTCCTGGGATTGCACCATTAAATGCGCTTGTCGGTTCGGCAGTGGCCTATATCGTTCTCACTTATATCAAAAAACGTAACAAGCATGAAGAAATAATGACTGAAGAGAGAAAGGTGAGCTAA
- a CDS encoding cytosine deaminase yields MLIKNAKLRGRNGLWQILIKNNQFETIAETVEGYEGEVLDVEGSLVLPPFVEPHIHLDTTLTAGEPEWNKSGTLFEGIQRWSERKESLTKEDVKARAKKALTWQIAQGIQHVRTHVDVTDPSLIALEALLEVKEEVSANLDLQLVAFPQEGILSYPNGEELLEESLRMGADVVGGIPHFEFTREYGVESMKKAFALAEKYDRLIDIHCDEIDDEQSRFVEVVAAEAYRLGMGERVTASHTTAMHSYNDAYTSKLFRLLKLSNINFVANPLVNIHLQGRFDSYPKRRGVTRVKELQEAGINVCFGHDDIFDPWYPLGTGNMLQVLHMGIHVCQLLGYDQIVNSIDLITKNSAKTLHIDDQYGIEEGKPANFIVLNACDEYDAIRRQAPVRYSVRNGRIISETKPSETYVHLNEEKQQVTFKK; encoded by the coding sequence ATGTTAATAAAAAACGCGAAATTAAGAGGTCGGAACGGTCTATGGCAAATCTTAATCAAAAACAATCAATTTGAAACAATCGCTGAAACGGTGGAAGGGTATGAAGGAGAGGTGCTCGATGTGGAAGGAAGTCTTGTCCTTCCACCCTTCGTTGAGCCACATATTCATCTCGACACAACGCTAACAGCTGGTGAGCCTGAGTGGAACAAAAGTGGAACGCTGTTTGAAGGGATTCAACGTTGGTCGGAGCGTAAAGAGTCATTAACGAAGGAAGACGTTAAAGCCCGTGCGAAAAAAGCTTTAACTTGGCAAATCGCTCAAGGGATCCAGCATGTTCGAACTCATGTAGACGTGACGGACCCATCATTAATTGCATTAGAAGCGTTATTAGAAGTAAAAGAAGAAGTGTCAGCCAATCTCGATTTACAGCTCGTGGCTTTTCCTCAAGAAGGGATCCTGTCGTACCCAAATGGGGAAGAATTACTTGAAGAATCACTACGAATGGGGGCTGACGTCGTTGGGGGGATTCCGCACTTTGAATTCACGCGTGAGTATGGCGTCGAGTCGATGAAAAAAGCATTCGCACTAGCTGAAAAATATGATCGTCTCATTGATATACATTGCGATGAAATTGATGACGAACAATCTCGCTTTGTCGAGGTTGTTGCCGCCGAAGCCTACCGTCTCGGGATGGGAGAGCGTGTCACAGCTAGTCATACAACCGCGATGCATTCATACAATGATGCATATACATCAAAGCTCTTCCGCCTATTAAAATTGTCAAACATTAATTTTGTCGCTAATCCACTTGTTAACATTCACTTGCAAGGTCGCTTTGACTCGTACCCAAAACGCCGTGGAGTGACGCGCGTGAAAGAATTACAAGAAGCAGGAATTAACGTATGCTTTGGACATGATGATATTTTTGACCCTTGGTACCCGCTCGGAACAGGAAACATGCTACAAGTACTCCATATGGGCATCCATGTGTGTCAATTGTTAGGGTATGACCAGATCGTAAATTCAATTGACTTGATAACGAAAAACAGTGCAAAAACATTACACATTGACGATCAGTATGGCATTGAAGAAGGAAAGCCTGCGAACTTCATTGTTCTTAACGCTTGCGATGAATATGATGCGATTCGTCGCCAAGCACCTGTCCGTTACTCTGTACGTAATGGTAGAATCATCTCTGAAACAAAACCAAGTGAAACATACGTCCATTTAAATGAAGAAAAACAACAAGTGACTTTTAAAAAATAA
- a CDS encoding acyl-CoA thioesterase has protein sequence METITDIAVREEEIDQLGHVNNKVYVSYFESGRGQWFSKAGLSFDDMSEKKIGTVVVRLDINFKKEARLGEHLRVKTTPIKMGNRSFEFKQVILNESDEVITEAKVITVMFDLATRKSTVVADEIKQHIPSGSEN, from the coding sequence ATGGAGACGATCACGGACATAGCGGTAAGAGAAGAAGAGATTGACCAATTAGGGCATGTGAATAACAAGGTATATGTCAGTTATTTTGAAAGTGGACGCGGACAATGGTTTAGTAAAGCGGGGCTTTCATTTGATGACATGTCCGAGAAGAAGATTGGTACCGTCGTTGTAAGGCTTGATATTAATTTCAAGAAAGAAGCGAGATTAGGAGAACACCTAAGAGTAAAGACAACCCCGATTAAAATGGGGAATAGGAGCTTTGAATTTAAACAGGTCATATTAAATGAATCGGATGAAGTCATCACAGAAGCGAAAGTGATTACTGTCATGTTTGATCTAGCAACGAGGAAAAGTACAGTAGTTGCAGATGAAATTAAACAACATATTCCTAGCGGAAGTGAGAACTAG
- a CDS encoding TetR/AcrR family transcriptional regulator: MSPKKKFSEDEVVEAAFEIAKKEGIENITIRKVADQLGSSIAPIYVNFVDVDDLKRAVVKKIVQLSEDMIHEQHSENSFRDIGIASLKFAEEYPVLFKEFAMKPNDYMQEYDQEMGDYLITHMKSTPELQVFSDEELKMILFKMRAFQLGLTMMVANRSVPEEFDLEQMIAFSDDVAEDVVSAAHLRKQKSKHEN, encoded by the coding sequence ATGTCACCAAAGAAAAAATTCTCCGAGGATGAGGTCGTTGAGGCAGCCTTTGAAATCGCTAAAAAGGAAGGGATTGAAAATATTACGATTAGAAAAGTCGCTGATCAGTTAGGGAGCTCAATTGCCCCCATTTACGTTAACTTTGTTGATGTTGACGATCTTAAAAGGGCAGTTGTAAAAAAGATTGTTCAGCTAAGTGAGGATATGATACATGAACAACATTCTGAAAATTCATTTCGAGATATTGGTATTGCTAGTCTAAAGTTTGCTGAAGAATACCCAGTTCTATTCAAAGAATTTGCGATGAAGCCGAACGATTATATGCAAGAATATGATCAAGAAATGGGTGATTATCTTATCACTCATATGAAAAGCACACCTGAACTACAAGTGTTTTCAGACGAAGAACTAAAAATGATTTTATTTAAGATGAGGGCCTTTCAACTAGGACTGACGATGATGGTTGCCAACCGATCAGTTCCAGAGGAGTTTGACTTGGAGCAGATGATTGCCTTTTCAGATGATGTTGCTGAAGATGTGGTGAGCGCTGCTCATTTACGTAAGCAAAAGAGTAAACACGAAAATTGA
- a CDS encoding serine hydrolase domain-containing protein, producing the protein MGKIDESFLDQTVVQMTSKRNNFGAVLCVEQGDDFSWIGADGNLNEDDQYFIASVTKLYVTAIVLLLKEKGQLQLDDPISNYLSEKVIDGIHVRKGVDYSNEIKIKHLISNTSGIPDYFAYKQTNGKTVASELFKGHDRSWSFEETLTLVKELEPKFKPGQKGKVNYSDTNYQLLGRMIENITGMSIADAFRIYIFEELNLTKTYVYENVNDINLAPLHYKSKVIHIQKYISSISSEGGIVSTAKETMIFLRAFFEGCFFSERTGRRAQAMEFSLIARSILLWHWLRKVMGT; encoded by the coding sequence TTGGGCAAAATAGATGAATCGTTTCTCGATCAAACCGTTGTCCAAATGACTAGCAAAAGAAACAACTTTGGTGCTGTACTTTGTGTGGAACAAGGGGATGACTTTTCCTGGATAGGTGCAGATGGGAATTTAAATGAGGATGATCAGTACTTTATTGCGAGTGTTACAAAATTATATGTGACGGCTATTGTATTACTCCTAAAAGAAAAAGGACAGTTGCAATTAGATGATCCCATCAGTAACTATTTATCTGAGAAGGTTATCGATGGAATCCATGTACGAAAAGGAGTTGATTACTCAAATGAGATTAAGATCAAACATTTGATCTCTAACACATCAGGCATCCCCGATTATTTCGCATATAAGCAAACCAATGGAAAAACAGTGGCTTCAGAGCTTTTCAAGGGCCATGACAGGAGCTGGTCATTTGAGGAAACATTGACTCTTGTAAAGGAATTAGAGCCTAAATTTAAACCAGGTCAAAAAGGGAAAGTCAATTATTCTGATACAAACTATCAACTCCTAGGTAGAATGATTGAAAACATTACCGGTATGAGCATCGCAGACGCCTTTCGAATATATATCTTTGAGGAACTTAACCTAACAAAAACATATGTGTATGAAAATGTAAATGATATAAATTTGGCTCCTCTTCACTATAAATCCAAGGTGATTCACATTCAGAAATATATCTCTTCGATTTCTTCAGAAGGAGGTATTGTATCGACCGCGAAAGAAACAATGATTTTTTTAAGGGCTTTTTTTGAGGGCTGTTTTTTTTCCGAAAGAACAGGTAGAAGAGCTCAAGCAATGGAATTTTCTCTTATTGCCAGGTCAATTTTACTATGGCATTGGCTTAGAAAAGTTATGGGTACCTAG
- a CDS encoding MaoC family dehydratase, with the protein MKLGELTIGQVFETKSYKLTKDDIMRFASEFDPQYMHLDEEKAENGRFNGIIASGIHTLAISFKLMVEQGVYGDDVVAGTGMNNIKFFKPVYPNDELHSVGEVIDKKEKTEETGILTMLLSTYNNRKEKVFEGELSVLIRR; encoded by the coding sequence ATGAAATTAGGTGAACTTACGATTGGACAAGTCTTTGAAACAAAATCTTATAAACTAACAAAAGATGATATTATGCGCTTTGCGAGTGAGTTTGATCCTCAATATATGCATTTGGATGAGGAAAAAGCAGAAAATGGGAGATTTAACGGAATTATAGCTTCTGGGATCCATACGTTAGCGATTTCCTTCAAACTTATGGTTGAACAAGGGGTTTATGGTGATGATGTGGTTGCAGGAACAGGGATGAATAACATTAAATTTTTCAAGCCTGTGTACCCTAATGATGAATTGCATTCGGTAGGTGAAGTGATTGATAAGAAAGAAAAGACAGAAGAAACTGGGATCCTGACAATGTTATTATCAACGTATAATAACAGGAAAGAAAAAGTCTTTGAAGGTGAATTGTCAGTACTCATTAGACGCTAA
- a CDS encoding MBL fold metallo-hydrolase, whose product MVQQLEKEGVTCIQMNFEGRRKVFSFLVDGMLVDTGAQSIESDLIPVYKELSFDFVALTHSHEDHAGNASWIQENRDVPLYIHPKGVDRCAEPCTYPKYRQDIWGIRQSFKALPLEDNIRSRNYEWKVIYTPGHSDDHISLFHEESGRLFSGDLFVTPKTKVMMRSESFPQMVNSIRTLLRYDFSSVFAAMLDILRMEKQ is encoded by the coding sequence TTGGTTCAACAACTTGAAAAAGAAGGTGTAACATGTATTCAAATGAATTTTGAAGGGAGAAGAAAAGTTTTTTCTTTCTTGGTTGATGGCATGTTAGTTGATACTGGAGCCCAGAGTATTGAATCAGATTTAATTCCAGTATATAAAGAGCTTTCGTTTGACTTCGTAGCATTAACTCATAGTCATGAAGACCATGCTGGCAATGCTTCTTGGATCCAAGAAAACCGCGATGTTCCACTCTATATTCATCCAAAGGGAGTTGATCGATGTGCGGAGCCATGTACATACCCGAAATATCGTCAAGACATTTGGGGGATACGACAATCGTTTAAAGCACTGCCACTTGAAGATAACATTCGATCTCGAAACTATGAATGGAAGGTGATTTATACACCAGGACATTCAGATGACCATATTTCTTTATTCCATGAGGAATCTGGCAGGCTATTTTCAGGTGATTTATTTGTGACCCCAAAGACAAAAGTGATGATGAGAAGTGAATCCTTTCCGCAAATGGTGAACTCAATCCGAACCCTTCTCCGCTATGACTTTAGTTCCGTTTTTGCTGCCATGCTGGATATATTGAGGATGGAAAAGCAATGA